The following are encoded together in the Cicer arietinum cultivar CDC Frontier isolate Library 1 chromosome 2, Cicar.CDCFrontier_v2.0, whole genome shotgun sequence genome:
- the LOC101500890 gene encoding stress-induced protein KIN2: MDSNQMSYNAGQAKGQAQEKTNNMMDKASNAAQSAKESMQETGQQMKAKAQGAADAVKDATGMNK, encoded by the exons ATGGACTCTAACCAGATGAGCTACAATGCTGGACAGGCCAAGGGCCAAGCACAG GAAAAGACTAACAACATGATGGACAAGGCTAGCAATGCTGCACAGTCTGCTAAGGAATCAATGCAAGAG ACTGGTCAGCAGATGAAGGCAAAGGCACAAGGAGCTGCTGATGCTGTGAAGGATGCAACTGGAATGaacaaataa
- the LOC101500578 gene encoding uncharacterized protein — protein MDSQKMSYNAGQAKGQAQEKASNMMDKAGDAAQSAKESAQEAGQQMKAKAQGAADAVKNATGMN, from the exons ATGGACTCACAAAAGATGAGCTACAATGCAGGACAAGCCAAGGGACAAGCCCAG GAAAAGGCAAGCAACATGATGGACAAGGCTGGTGATGCTGCTCAGTCAGCTAAAGAATCTGCACAAgag GCTGGACAGCAAATGAAGGCTAAAGCACAAGGAGCTGCTGATGCTGTGAAGAATGCAACAGGGATGAACTAA
- the LOC140919312 gene encoding serine/threonine-protein phosphatase 7 long form homolog has product MPDKSHNRVHIMWLHLLRDLRETGEYSWGSACLATLYRELCRASEPGVMSFGGCSHLLQTWAWYHMSFLAPISNFEPRFPFAKRYSGKGMKFGDTPRYHTDGYRSKIDHMTVNDFIWRPYLHLTYDHPEDNWLWNASTYLICFYIIEMHQTDRVKLQFGLPQEIPHPPRNMKKYHKVDLHKQVDYSWALFYENENKEWNERENHILHGQPLNVELKPSYEYMVWFCKNSKRFISVENQLVDPRANPPQPPPQSSQHFVHPQPPPQSSQFFFHPQPPPQSSQHFFQESMPNTTQQNQYYIPTPPDTQDSYICICIMI; this is encoded by the exons ATGCCTGACAAATCCCACAACAGAGTACATATTATGTGGTTGCACTTGTTGAGAGATTTGCGAGAGACAGGAGAATATAGTTGGGGTTCAGCGTGCTTGGCCACACTTTATAGAGAATTGTGTCGTGCATCTGAACCCGGTGTTATGTCGTTCGGCGGATGTTCACATCTACTTCAAACGTGGGCATGGTACCATATGTCGTTTCTTGCACCAATAAGTAATTTTGAGCCTCGTTTTCCATTCGCAAAAAg ATATAGTGGAAAGGGTATGAAATTTGGGGACACACCTCGTTATCATACCGATGGATATCGATCAAAAATTGATCATATGACCGTTAacgat TTTATCTGGAGGCCATATCTACATCTAACATACGATCATCCAGAAGATAATTGGCTATGGAATGCatctacatatttaatttgtttctacatAATAGAAATGCATCAAACTGATAGAGTGAAACTACAATTTGGACTACCTCAAGAAATTCCACATCCTCCGAGGAACATGAAAAAGTATCATAAGGTAgatttgcataaacaagttgactatAGTTGGGCATTATTCTACGAAAATGAGAACAAAGAGTGGAATGAACGCGAGAATCATATTCTTCATGGTCAACCTCTAAATGTTGAATTGaaaccaagttatgaatacatgGTTTGGTTTTGCAAAAATTCTAAACGATTTATTTCTGTAGAAAACCAATTGGTTGATCCTCGTGCCAATCCACCacaacctccaccacaatctagccaACACTTTGTTCACCCTCAACCTCCACCGCAATCTAGTCAATTCTTTTTTCACCCACAACCTCCACCGCAATCTAGCCAACATTTTTTCCAAGAATCAATGcccaacacaacacaacaaaatcaatattatataccaaCACCTCCTGACACTCAAGATTCTTACATTTGTATATGTATCATGATTTAA
- the LOC101499722 gene encoding uncharacterized protein has product MEKKRVDDYEPGPVPSPRALDRFGFVKQDATTSEGVVKTSRSAYEYERIKEQRRVRKWRKMIGVGGSDWKHYLRRKPHVVKRRIRKGIPDCLRGLVWQLISGSRDLLLMNPGVYEQLVIYETSASELDIIRDISRTFPSHVFFQQRHGPGQRSLYNVLKAYSVFDRDVGYVQGMGFLAGLLLLYMSEEDAFWLLVALLKGAVHAPMEGLYLAGLPLVQQYLFQFERLVREHLPKLGEHFSQEMINPSMYASQWFITVFSYSFPFHLALRIWDVFLYEGVKIVFKVGLALLKYCHDDLVKLPFEKLIHGLKNFPEDAMNPDTLLPLAYSIKITKRLEELKQEYEKKNGKITRSRELSKKPILPSIQSN; this is encoded by the exons atgGAAAAGAAGAGAGTCGATGACTATGAACCAGGTCCAGTTCCTTCACCAAGAGCGCTGGATAGATTTGGGTTTGTAAAACAGGATGCTACCACTTCTGAGGGCGTAGTTAAGACGAGTAGATCAGCTTATGAGTACGAGAG AATTAAGGAGCAGAGAAGGGTTAGAAAATGGAGGAAGATGATTGGGGTTGGTGGGAGTGATTGGAAGCATTACCTAAGAAGAAAACCTCATGTTGTAAAAAGGCGTATAAGGAAAGGAATTCCTGATTGTTTAAGGGGTCTTGTTTGGCAATTAATATCGGGAAGCCGAGACCTATTGCTGATGAATCCTGGAGTTTACGAG CAATTGGTGATATATGAGACATCAGCTTCTGAACTGGATATAATTCGAGACATTTCTCGGACTTTCCCTTCACATGTATTCTTTCAACAAAGACACGGACCTGGACAGCGGTCCCTTTACAATGTTCTAAAAGCTTACTCAGTCTTTGACAGAGATGTAGGATATGTTCAG GGAATGGGGTTTTTAGCTGGTCTTTTGCTTCTTTATATGAGTGAAGAGGATGCATTTTGGTTATTGGTGGCGTTGCTTAAAGGAGCCGTTCACGCCCCAATGGAGGGGCTGTATCTG GCCGGATTGCCTCTGGTACAGCAATACCTCTTTCAATTTGAACGCTTGGTGCGGGAGCATCTACCAAAGTTGGGAGAGCACTTTTCCCAAGAAATGATAAATCCTAGCATGTATGCAAGTCAGTGGTTCATAACAGTATTTTCATATTCCTTTCCATTCCATTTGGCTCTTCGAATTTGGGATGTCTTTCTCTATGAG GgtgttaaaattgtttttaaagttGGCTTAGCTCTATTAAAGTACTGCCATGATGACTTG GTTAAATTGCCTTTTGAGAAACTGATACATGGTTTGAAAAACTTCCCCGAGGATGCAATGAATCCTGACACATTATTGCCGCTTGCTTATTCCATCAAG ATAACAAAGCGTTTAGAGGAACTTAAACAAGAGTATGAGAAGAAGAATGGAAAGATCACTCGATCCAGAGAACTTTCCAAAAAGCCAATTCTTCCAAGCATCCAGAGCAACTGA